A genome region from Osmerus mordax isolate fOsmMor3 chromosome 27, fOsmMor3.pri, whole genome shotgun sequence includes the following:
- the si:dkey-51e6.1 gene encoding si:dkey-51e6.1, which yields MAGALTQLPDVEIDPEGTFKYILVTVKVKDGTEQKDIVRGTKSAEYHNHIFEKVKPAMEALGLECNCLGGGKIEHNSKDKKLRVFGESSAFGKADHSVSVEKLKGAFKDYDITWSDDTK from the exons ATGGCAGGCGCActgacccaacttcccgacgtTGAAATTGACCCCGAGGGAACGTTTAAATACATATTAGTGACGGTTAAAGTAAAAGATGGAACGGAACAAAAAGATATAGTGCGAGGCACAAAGAGTGCAGAGTATCACA ATCACATATTTGAGAAGGTCAAGCCTGCCATGGAGGCTTTGGGCCTCGAGTGCAACTGCCTTGGAGGAGGGAAGATTGAGCACAACAGCAAGGACAAGAAACTTAGGGTGTTTGGAGAATCATCT GCCTTCGGTAAAGCTGACCACTCGGTGTctgtggagaagctgaaaggtGCCTTCAAAGACTATGACATCACCTGGTCCGATGACACAAAATAG